The segment TTTATGAAAGCAAAGACAAAACAATTCCGCATGATACAAAAACTAAATCTCCTGCTTGTTTTATTACTTCTTTCAGTAATTACATCTGCTCAAAATAGTGCCAAAGAAGAAGATGCCGTACATCAAACCATTGTAAAACTGTTTGATGCTTTATCTAAACGTGACTCTGTAAGCCTGAAAGAAGTGAGTACCGCAGATATTACATTGTACGAATATGGCGGGGTGTGGACCATCGACACGCTGATTCTGAAAGCGATTAAACTGAACACAGCAAAAGAGTTTGCACGTACAAACACATTTGACTTTATTCATACAACTGTAGACAACAAGATGGCATTGGTTAATTATCGTCTGCAATCAATAATAACGAGAGATGGAAAAGAGGCAACATTAGAATGGCTGGAAACAGTAGTTCTGATAAAAGTAAAGAACCAATGGAAAGTAAAACATCTTCATTCAACGCTCCTTAAAAGAAGTTAACATC is part of the Lacibacter sediminis genome and harbors:
- a CDS encoding nuclear transport factor 2 family protein, coding for MIQKLNLLLVLLLLSVITSAQNSAKEEDAVHQTIVKLFDALSKRDSVSLKEVSTADITLYEYGGVWTIDTLILKAIKLNTAKEFARTNTFDFIHTTVDNKMALVNYRLQSIITRDGKEATLEWLETVVLIKVKNQWKVKHLHSTLLKRS